Within Sorangiineae bacterium MSr11367, the genomic segment CTTCGCGCCCGCCGTGGAACGCCTGGTCCACAGCATTCTCCGCGTGCGCGCGCCGAAGTAGATCCTGCGCGGCCATTGCGCGTTAGAGCATGGCCACATTGGTCGGTAGACCCAAGAGCAGACGCCCGGTGACTTCGTACGTCGATTCGCCGACCATCATGTGCTGCGTCGCGACGTGCACGTCGCGCAGGCAGCGCTGGATCGGGGAAGCCTCGAACACCGCCGTGCCGCCCGCCGTGGTATGCATCCGGTTCACCACCGCAGCGGCTTCCTCGGTGGCAAACGTGGTCGCCAGGCGGATATCGCGCCGATGCTCGGTGGAGATACGGCCCGTTTCGACGGCCGCGGTCCACGCCGCATCGACCGCCTGCAGTAAAAGAGCGCGCGACGCCCGCAAACGCGCCTCCGAGCGGGCCACATGCTCCTGCGTCGAGGCGCGCTCGGCGAGCAGACGCGTGCTGCCTTGTGGGGTCTTCTGCGTCGCCAATTCGACCAGGCTGTCGATCGCCAGCCGGGCCACGCCCAGGGCGACGGCCGCGATGCCCAGCCCCAGCAGGCCAAACAGGGGAAACCGGTACAAGGGACCGGGCAGCGGCGTATCGGCCATCAATGCCGCCGAGCGGGCGGCCGGCACGAACAGCTCGTGCACGGCGAAGTCATTGCTGCCCGTGCCTTTCAGCCCGAGGGCATGCCAGGTGTCGTGAATCTCCACTTGGTCCGCGCTGAACACCATGGATCGCACATTGGGCGTGCCACCCGATAGCATTTCGGGTTTGCCGTCGGCGTCCAGCACCAAGCAGCCGCCGGTGAGAACGTCCGCGTTGCGGCAGCCAGAGCCCCACGGCCAACGCCCATTGACGAGAAAGCCTTCGACGCCATTGCGTGTGGTGCGACTCGCCTGCCCTCTCGGCGCGAACACGCCCGCACACTTGACCTCCGGGCTGGCAAAGAGCACCCGCGCTTCGGCCTGGGGCAGGTAGGCGCCGACGATCGCCGACGTGCACGAGATGAACGTGCACCAGGCCGCCGAGGCGTCCGCGCGGGCCAGCCGCTCGATGACGAGCACGAAGGTATGCACATCGACTTCGTAGCCGCCGAGCGCCGCGGGGGTGAGCATGCGGTAAAGCCCGGCCGCCGCCAGCTCCGTCGCAATGTCCTGCGGCAGGAAGCGCTGCCGTTCGATTGCCGCATTGGCCTCCCGCAGCCTCGGCGCCAGACGCTCGGCCGTATCCATCAACTGCTGACGCCTGGACCGCCCCGCCACCTCGGAATCGTTCTGCATCGATGCCTCCCGTGCTTTGGACAAAAGTTATCCAGTCGGATAATTCGTGTCAAACGATATTATCCGAGTGGATAACTCCCGACCAACCGACAGCTTTCCGCTTCCGAGCCCAGCGTCATCGGGGTTGCCCCCACCTTGCCGTTACGCGGCGACGCCGATGGTCAGTGTGACGGTGTAGCCATCGGTCACGTTGCCGGTCGCGGTGGCCAATTCGAGGGAATAGCCGTCGCTGAATACGTTGTCGGAGGCGAGGCTCACCCGCGATAGGTTCGTGGCACTCTGGCTGTATCCCGAGGTGGCATAGACGGCCTGGCATGCGTCTTCGGGCAAGGCGAGCTGCGTGGTCTTGATCTTGTTTCCCGAACCGGTTGCCAAGGCAGCACTCGGGTAGACCTCGATGTGCATGTGTGGCCAGCGCCCCGAATAGCACGCGGGAAAGATGGAGATGAACGACACGGAACCATGGGCATCGGTGACTTGGACGCCGCGAAGATAGTTTTGGTCGGCCTGCGCGTAGAGTGAATAGTTGCCACTTTGGTCGCAATGCCAGAGGTAGATGGCATAATTCGAAAGCGCGGCACAATTCGCATTCGTGTTGACCAAGGTGAGGGTGACGGTCGTGAGGATCCCCTCGGCGGTGCCGCTCAGCGTCCCAAAGCTCGAACGAATGTCCGATCGCACGACGCCGCTCGTCGATAGAGCGTTGGGACCATTCGATCCATCGCCCGGATACGGTCCGGCGGTCTCTTCCGGGCTCACGGAGCACGAGCCGTCACCGTTTCCGGTGCCGCCGTCGCTTCCGCCTCCCGATGCATCGTCGCTTCCACAACCGAACAATGGGACCAGGCCGGCGGCCGCCAACCAGCGCAACGCCTGCCGCCGCTCGATGACCTGCGCCATGCGGCCCAAGTCGCGAAACAGGCCGGGGTCTTCGTGTTCATCTCGTCCCATGATGCGATGTCTCCTCCCGATGGACTCTAGGATCCAAATCTTGCGGAAGTCTTACGTCGGCCCCCCACTCGCCGTTCGCGCTGGAAAATAGCACCAGAAAGCGCGCACAATCGGTTGGTATGACGAGCTCGTGTCGGTAGGCGTTGACAGGTCGAGCTGCGCCGTCATTCATTAGGACACTTTACGAATGCAAACATCTCAGCGCGGTCTTTTCATTTCCCTCGCCATTCTGCTCGCGTCCGCAGCCACAGCGCCGGCGTGTTCGGACTCCAGCAACAACGCCCCGCCCCCGCCGGCCGGAGAGGTCCCCGACGGAGGGAGTGACGCTGGGCGAGACGGGAGCACGCTCCCCGATGGGCAAGCCCCCGACGCGAATCCCTCGAGCGGAGGCGATCTGGCGGAGCCTCATAAAAAAGACATTGCCATGCAGCTGGTCT encodes:
- a CDS encoding acyl-CoA dehydrogenase family protein — translated: MQNDSEVAGRSRRQQLMDTAERLAPRLREANAAIERQRFLPQDIATELAAAGLYRMLTPAALGGYEVDVHTFVLVIERLARADASAAWCTFISCTSAIVGAYLPQAEARVLFASPEVKCAGVFAPRGQASRTTRNGVEGFLVNGRWPWGSGCRNADVLTGGCLVLDADGKPEMLSGGTPNVRSMVFSADQVEIHDTWHALGLKGTGSNDFAVHELFVPAARSAALMADTPLPGPLYRFPLFGLLGLGIAAVALGVARLAIDSLVELATQKTPQGSTRLLAERASTQEHVARSEARLRASRALLLQAVDAAWTAAVETGRISTEHRRDIRLATTFATEEAAAVVNRMHTTAGGTAVFEASPIQRCLRDVHVATQHMMVGESTYEVTGRLLLGLPTNVAML
- a CDS encoding dioxygenase, which gives rise to MGRDEHEDPGLFRDLGRMAQVIERRQALRWLAAAGLVPLFGCGSDDASGGGSDGGTGNGDGSCSVSPEETAGPYPGDGSNGPNALSTSGVVRSDIRSSFGTLSGTAEGILTTVTLTLVNTNANCAALSNYAIYLWHCDQSGNYSLYAQADQNYLRGVQVTDAHGSVSFISIFPACYSGRWPHMHIEVYPSAALATGSGNKIKTTQLALPEDACQAVYATSGYSQSATNLSRVSLASDNVFSDGYSLELATATGNVTDGYTVTLTIGVAA